A single genomic interval of Oryza sativa Japonica Group chromosome 7, ASM3414082v1 harbors:
- the LOC4344285 gene encoding cBL-interacting protein kinase 29, which produces MPPSTGSVPPAASTPAAGDEATAAGRVLLGRYELGGLLGRGASAKVYLARDLLTGRDVAIKSFPNPRHGGGLRGGEEDVLLRPAPIEREAAILPRLRHRHVMRLREILATRKKVHFVLDLAAGGELFSLLDASGRMTEDLARHYFRQLISAVRYCHSRGVYHRDIKPENLLLDDAGDLKVADFGLGAVADGALHHTLCGTPAYVAPEILSRKGYNPAKVDIWSCGVVLFVLAAGYLPFNDASLVNMYRKIYAGKFRCPAWFSPELRCLVRRILDPNPATRIDTEEIITHPWFRQDASHFAMAQLMQHGHDEEAKFKTEFKEDDMARDMTAFDILACSPGSDLSGLFGAEPGKERVFVGEPAAAVLSRVEEAGKKEGYMVTREGKKGTGPVYVKGENGGIVAKVCVFKIADAVSVVEVVKGYGAEAARFWKARLEPAMKPPAAI; this is translated from the coding sequence ATGCCGCCCTCCACCGGCTCCGTCCCACCCGCCGCATCAACGCCGGCGGCTGGGGacgaggccaccgccgccgggagGGTACTCCTCGGCAGGTACGAGctcggcggcctcctcggccgcGGCGCCTCCGCCAAGGTGTACCTCGCCCGCGACCTCCTCACCGGCCGCGACGTCGCCATCAAGTCCTTCCCCAACccccgccacggcggcggcctccgcggcggcgaggaggatgtCCTCCTCCGCCCCGCGCCCATCGAGCGGGAGGCGGCCATTCTCCCCAGGCTGCGCCACCGCCACGTGATGCGCCTCCGCGAGATTCTGGCCACGCGCAAGAAGGTCCACTTCgtcctcgacctcgccgccggcggcgagctcttcTCCCTGCTCGACGCGTCCGGCCGCATGACGGAGGACCTCGCGCGGCACTACTTCCGGCAGCTCATCTCCGCCGTCCGGTACTGCCACTCCCGTGGCGTGTACCACCGCGACATCAAGCCGGAGaacctcctcctcgacgacgcGGGCGACCTCAAGGTGGCCGACTTCGgcctcggcgccgtcgccgacggcgcCCTCCACCACACCCTCTGCGGCACCCCGGCCTACGTGGCGCCGGAGATCCTGTCGAGGAAGGGGTACAACCCAGCGAAGGTGGACATCTGGTCCTGCGGCGTCGTCCTCTTCGTGCTCGCCGCGGGGTACCTCCCCTTCAACGACGCCAGCCTCGTCAACATGTACCGCAAGATCTACGCCGGCAAGTTCCGGTGCCCGGCCTGGTTCTCGCCGGAGCTCCGGTGCCTGGTCCGCCGCATCCTGGACCCCAACCCGGCGACCCGCATTGACACGGAGGAGATCATCACCCACCCGTGGTTCCGCCAGGACGCGAGCCACTTCGCGATGGCGCAGCTGATGCAGCACGGCCACGACGAGGAGGCCAAATTCaagaccgagttcaaggaggacgACATGGCCCGGGACATGACGGCGTTCGACATACTCGCATGCTCCCCTGGCTCCGACCTCTCCGGCCTCTTCGGCGCCGAGCCGGGGAAGGAGCGGGTGTTCGtcggcgagccggcggcggcggtgctatCCCGAGTGGAGGAGGCCGGGAAGAAGGAAGGGTACATGGTAACGAGAGAAGGGAAGAAGGGCACCGGGCCGGTGTACGTGAAAGGCGAGAACGGCGGCATTGTGGCCAAGGTCTGCGTGTTCAAGATCGCCGACGCGGTGTCCGTCGTCGAGGTGGTGAAAGGCTACGGCGCCGAGGCCGCCCGGTTCTGGAAGGCCAGGCTCGAGCCGGCGATGAAGCCTCCGGCAGCCATCTGA